The Molothrus ater isolate BHLD 08-10-18 breed brown headed cowbird chromosome 9, BPBGC_Mater_1.1, whole genome shotgun sequence genome includes a region encoding these proteins:
- the DMRTB1 gene encoding doublesex- and mab-3-related transcription factor B1 yields MEAAEATAKALRAPKCSRCRNHGFVVPVKGHAGHCRWKLCLCEKCSLITERQKIMAAQKALRQQETEPPARAGAEPVPSGEGRGAAAREDGAPEHCSHERKKGAQPDSGGKGTACWAPPPPPFRDDAHPAFPPEYTVNPEYLEREIPKVYPGCSGVYPYHPFSLGFAINESSSGEAPSPPGISLQRGFRHIPSSCVPGNATTVSVPDGAGDFPQGYYTPLRQFIPPGFLTGIHYIPAPVSLNILAETTKEVHATEADSEDSGVVHECGQPPSSPE; encoded by the exons ATGGAGGCGGCCGAGGCCACGGCGAAGGCGCTGCGGGCACCCAAGTGCTCCCGCTGCCGCAACCACGGCTTCGTGGTGCCCGTCAAGGGCCACGCCGGGCACTGCCGCTGGAAGCTGTGCCTGTGCGAGAAGTGCTCGCTCATCACCGAGCGCCAGAAGATCATGGCAGCCCAGAAGGCgctgaggcagcaggagacGGAGCCGCCGGCCAGGGCGGGCGCGGAGCCCGTTCCGTCGGGCGAGGGCCGTGGGGCGGCTGCCCGGGAGGACGGGGCCCCCGAGCACTGCAGCCACGAGAGGAAGAAGGGCGCCCAGCCCGACAGCGGCGGCAAGGGCACGGCATGCTGGGCGCCACCGCCACCTCCCTTCAGGGACGACG CTCaccctgcttttcctccagaATACACTGTCAACCCAGAATACCTAGAGAGAGAAATCCCAAAAGTGTACCCGGGGTGTTCTGGGGTATATCCTTACCACCCATTTTCCCTGGGATTTGCCATCAATGAGTCAAGCAGTGGGGAAGCTCCATCACCTCCAGGGATATCACTTCAGAGAGGATTCCGACACATTCCTAGcagctgtgtgccagggaaTGCAACCACTGTATCA GTTCCAGATGGAGCTGGAGATTTCCCTCAAGGATACTACACTCCTCTGCGTCAGTTCATCCCACCAGGATTTCTGACAGGCATTCATTACATCCCAGCTCCGGTTTCACTGAACATCCTGGCTGAAACAACCAAGGAAGTGCATG CCACTGAAGCTGACAGTGAGGATTCAGGGGTGGTTCATGAATGTGGCCAACCTCCTTCTTCCCCAGAATAA